From the Micromonospora sediminicola genome, one window contains:
- a CDS encoding winged helix-turn-helix domain-containing protein: MGVALRDAGRSVTSWCRRHTIGGDGAVAAVRRGLRQGEPGTLSREQELELIDVLRGVHPDEFGIDEELWTRQSLTTLVERRFGLSMDTGLVGAYLRAWGLGPREPRERACGLCVGAVERWVRSEYPAITRAAQEHAAEVYWIGRVRLRGTMPAADVVSAVSSRGRVRFMVTTPSVDPPLPRDFVLRLSGAEERTVHLIVDGSWPRNEWPRRLPRRIVLHPLPSCGRAVAAA; encoded by the coding sequence GTGGGGGTTGCACTCAGAGACGCAGGGCGGTCGGTGACCAGCTGGTGCCGACGCCACACCATCGGCGGTGACGGGGCGGTGGCAGCCGTCCGTCGCGGACTGCGGCAGGGCGAGCCGGGAACGCTCAGCCGCGAACAGGAACTCGAACTGATCGACGTACTGCGGGGGGTCCACCCCGACGAGTTCGGCATCGACGAGGAGCTCTGGACGCGCCAGAGCCTGACCACTCTCGTCGAGCGTCGGTTCGGGCTGAGCATGGACACCGGCCTCGTCGGGGCGTACCTGCGGGCCTGGGGTCTGGGGCCGCGCGAACCGCGCGAGCGCGCCTGCGGTCTCTGCGTCGGCGCGGTCGAACGCTGGGTACGCAGCGAGTACCCGGCGATCACCCGGGCGGCCCAGGAGCACGCCGCGGAGGTCTACTGGATCGGCCGGGTGCGCCTGCGGGGCACCATGCCGGCCGCGGACGTCGTGTCGGCGGTGTCGTCCCGGGGACGGGTACGGTTCATGGTCACCACGCCCTCGGTGGACCCGCCGCTGCCCCGGGACTTCGTCCTGCGGTTGAGCGGGGCCGAGGAGCGTACGGTGCACCTCATCGTGGACGGCTCCTGGCCGCGCAACGAGTGGCCCCGGCGGCTGCCCCGTCGGATCGTGCTGCACCCGCTGCCGAGCTGCGGTCGCGCCGTCGCCGCCGCCTGA